In one Echinicola marina genomic region, the following are encoded:
- a CDS encoding Crp/Fnr family transcriptional regulator, with the protein MGKVLKTELLKEAFDHLIKLRPEIYRNLRPYLQVSTFQKGEIIRELNEPEQSAHFIYTGTAALLFPAKKGRDYRVKIFMEGTVAADLNAYFDQSDSPFYLRALSYVSCFSLKKEAEIALLNEMPEISRLSTLINRELLEETYKYLKSFQLPIDEGFPFFWEQYKEERAFLSKKDLAFIFNTSSATITKLINQLP; encoded by the coding sequence ATGGGGAAGGTATTGAAGACCGAATTGCTGAAAGAAGCTTTTGACCATTTGATAAAATTACGTCCTGAGATATACAGAAACCTGAGGCCCTATCTTCAGGTCAGCACCTTTCAAAAAGGAGAAATCATTCGTGAGCTGAATGAACCAGAACAATCCGCTCATTTTATTTATACCGGTACAGCTGCCCTGCTTTTTCCAGCCAAGAAAGGACGCGACTACCGAGTAAAGATTTTCATGGAAGGTACTGTGGCCGCTGATCTAAATGCCTATTTTGACCAATCCGATTCTCCTTTCTACCTAAGGGCACTGAGTTACGTTTCTTGCTTTTCATTGAAAAAAGAAGCAGAAATCGCACTTCTAAATGAAATGCCCGAAATCAGCCGCTTAAGTACCTTGATCAACAGGGAATTATTGGAAGAGACCTACAAATACCTAAAATCCTTTCAGCTTCCCATCGATGAGGGCTTCCCTTTTTTCTGGGAACAATACAAAGAAGAGAGGGCCTTTCTCTCCAAAAAAGACCTGGCTTTTATATTCAATACTTCCTCAGCCACTATCACCAAGTTGATCAATCAGCTTCCATAA
- a CDS encoding glycosyltransferase family 2 protein, with protein MNNNPLVSVIMPCYNAGQYISKAIKSILTQSLGDFELLVIDDGSTDHTENLVRNISDIRIRYHRFEENRGNYVARNYGLDLAKGKYIAMADADDVSLPKRLQTQSDYLEANSEVMSVGTLTEVINRRGEIIGKLDRPLRYEEIKTALLRDCYLSQPTIMYRKSLIDDGYRYDENFLYAGDYDFAYRVAKKHPVANIGEYLVQYRLWPGHISVVRKKEQTLLANQLRERQLQELGMLFSEEEFSLHLKLLVGAYLEDHELPLAEKWLNRLLVCNSETGIYDMKYLQGFCQKLAEIMIKKNALGGWSIEKTMLKYLINEFSSVKAVLEFGSGTGTEALLKYFQVISLENNPHYLIKRGSNHTLQFAPIENGWYKRTVVIEAITSQDYGFILVDGPERHLREGILNHISAFSQVRCPIIFDDINRKKDLYIMQQFCRKLERKYKIIDGEKKSFAICVL; from the coding sequence ATGAACAATAATCCTTTAGTATCTGTGATTATGCCATGCTATAATGCGGGTCAATATATTAGTAAGGCAATCAAAAGTATCCTAACCCAAAGCTTGGGCGATTTTGAGTTATTGGTCATTGATGATGGCTCAACAGATCACACAGAAAATCTAGTTAGAAATATCTCTGATATTCGGATTCGTTATCATCGATTTGAAGAAAACAGAGGGAACTACGTGGCCAGGAATTATGGTCTTGACTTAGCCAAGGGGAAATATATCGCCATGGCTGACGCAGATGATGTATCTTTGCCAAAGCGCCTTCAGACCCAATCTGATTATTTGGAAGCTAATTCTGAGGTGATGAGTGTTGGTACTCTAACCGAAGTGATCAATCGGCGTGGGGAAATAATTGGAAAGCTTGACAGACCTCTAAGGTATGAAGAGATAAAAACCGCTTTATTGAGAGATTGTTATCTTTCTCAACCTACCATCATGTACCGTAAATCTTTAATAGATGATGGGTATAGATATGACGAAAATTTTCTCTATGCAGGAGACTATGATTTTGCCTACAGGGTTGCGAAAAAACATCCTGTGGCCAATATAGGAGAATACCTTGTGCAATATAGATTGTGGCCAGGTCATATATCCGTTGTCAGAAAGAAGGAACAGACACTGCTGGCAAATCAATTAAGGGAGCGGCAGTTACAAGAATTAGGAATGTTGTTTTCTGAAGAGGAGTTTTCGCTTCATCTGAAACTTTTGGTCGGAGCCTATCTAGAGGATCATGAATTGCCACTCGCTGAAAAATGGCTAAACCGACTATTAGTATGCAATTCAGAAACAGGAATCTATGATATGAAATACCTTCAAGGTTTTTGCCAGAAATTGGCTGAAATAATGATCAAGAAGAATGCACTAGGTGGTTGGTCGATTGAAAAAACGATGCTTAAGTACCTAATTAATGAATTCTCTTCTGTTAAAGCAGTACTTGAATTTGGTTCGGGAACTGGCACAGAAGCATTGTTGAAATATTTTCAAGTAATAAGTTTGGAAAATAATCCACATTATTTGATAAAACGAGGTAGTAATCATACCCTTCAGTTTGCTCCCATAGAAAACGGCTGGTACAAAAGAACGGTAGTTATTGAGGCTATCACAAGCCAGGATTATGGGTTTATTTTAGTGGATGGACCAGAAAGACATCTCAGGGAGGGGATATTAAACCATATTTCAGCTTTCTCACAGGTCAGATGTCCAATTATTTTTGATGATATCAACAGAAAAAAAGATTTATATATCATGCAACAATTTTGTAGAAAGTTGGAACGAAAATACAAAATCATAGATGGAGAAAAGAAGTCCTTTGCCATATGTGTGCTGTGA
- a CDS encoding DUF4221 domain-containing protein — MKLILFITLALFSCSSQNEKKEVSMTFLRNDIEVDLSSVTISPMFASFTVVNVDDKLYHLFIYNERQLIITDLNNFRLEKIIPLKRGEGPDEINTIPRKAYMISEDRYLIESFRFCYVVDGKGYVKHRVSLDDLLKDELKKGKVEFIDNLRVGGTKGSSVQVGNGEYLMTVLRKNYFIGEDYPYFPMFATLSLSESEEINIKVLPVTFPEDLIYDKGLSYGASEVPNYTVSGDWLVYNFYFSSNIYLYNLMTGEKRKIKAEVEDGNNHQLPIADKTIPIRRYLSIFSNVLYDSQNEIVYRNHITINEEDPALSRNYMTAYTLQGEKLCEYYLGTNKEVNYLRNPFYHDGSIFMNPFYPSSDEKLDLVRLTLVDEK, encoded by the coding sequence ATGAAATTAATCTTATTCATAACATTGGCACTTTTTTCCTGTTCTTCGCAGAACGAAAAGAAAGAAGTGTCAATGACTTTTTTGCGCAATGATATAGAAGTAGACCTTAGTTCAGTTACTATAAGTCCTATGTTTGCTTCTTTTACGGTTGTAAATGTGGATGATAAGCTCTATCATTTGTTTATCTATAATGAACGTCAGTTGATCATTACGGATCTGAACAACTTTCGATTAGAAAAAATTATTCCTCTCAAAAGAGGAGAAGGCCCTGATGAAATCAATACAATACCAAGGAAGGCTTATATGATTAGTGAAGATCGATATCTTATTGAATCATTCCGTTTTTGTTATGTTGTGGATGGCAAGGGCTACGTTAAACATCGTGTTTCACTAGACGATCTTCTAAAAGATGAACTTAAAAAAGGAAAAGTCGAATTTATAGATAATCTGCGTGTAGGAGGGACCAAAGGTTCTTCTGTACAAGTAGGGAATGGTGAATACTTGATGACTGTGTTGAGGAAGAATTATTTCATAGGAGAGGATTACCCCTATTTCCCCATGTTCGCGACATTATCTTTAAGTGAAAGTGAAGAGATTAATATAAAAGTTTTACCTGTTACTTTCCCTGAGGATTTGATTTATGATAAGGGGCTATCTTACGGAGCGAGTGAAGTCCCGAACTATACAGTAAGCGGTGACTGGCTTGTCTACAATTTCTACTTTTCATCAAACATTTATTTGTACAACTTAATGACAGGAGAAAAAAGGAAAATTAAAGCAGAAGTGGAAGACGGTAACAATCATCAACTTCCAATAGCTGACAAAACCATACCAATAAGACGATATCTTTCCATATTTTCGAATGTTTTGTATGATAGTCAAAACGAAATTGTTTATCGGAACCACATTACTATAAATGAGGAAGACCCTGCTTTAAGCAGAAATTATATGACGGCTTATACTTTGCAAGGGGAAAAATTGTGTGAGTATTATTTGGGAACAAACAAAGAAGTTAACTATTTAAGAAATCCCTTTTATCACGATGGTAGTATCTTTATGAATCCTTTCTATCCTTCTTCTGATGAGAAGTTGGATTTGGTGAGACTTACTTTAGTCGATGAAAAATAG
- a CDS encoding ArdC-like ssDNA-binding domain-containing protein, which yields MKRQREKSSKDVYQIVNERIMASLEKGIIPWKQPWGSRGLPRNYCTGTVYRGINLWLLISMRHSRPYFSLHTFWDSVIY from the coding sequence ATGAAGCGACAAAGAGAAAAATCCAGCAAAGATGTTTACCAGATCGTCAACGAGAGGATCATGGCCAGTCTGGAAAAGGGCATTATTCCATGGAAACAACCTTGGGGAAGCAGAGGACTGCCGAGGAATTATTGCACCGGTACCGTTTACCGGGGAATCAACCTGTGGCTGTTGATCTCCATGCGGCACAGCCGTCCCTATTTTAGTTTACACACTTTTTGGGATAGTGTCATTTATTAA
- a CDS encoding PorP/SprF family type IX secretion system membrane protein yields the protein MKRSLIKITILGVFLLLVIFTTKGQNRKYHSQFNAVRGYTNPALVGLEGSLIRGVARNQWVGFNGAPTSYLFLTEIDLPEFFGKPDSLPNTKNAIGISILHDKIGAFNDTEINASYAVGINLSQELILRLGATFQYNTVNLDGNKLNTQQVGDPKINQYVGSFASMQIYDFNLGAGLVHPNFYLGYSIHHLNKGRFNAGDVFVTSIPFSHFVQSGFRFDLNDDMKIGGDFLLQEQVDLPVGVEFNIKTLFKDKIWVGMGHRIDYSNNFQLGVLLSDINFSYTYEIPRNRTFRLPNTTHEFVASFRLFSNSIRKYPVFSW from the coding sequence ATGAAACGCAGTTTAATAAAAATCACAATACTTGGGGTATTCCTTTTATTGGTAATATTCACAACAAAAGGCCAAAACAGGAAATATCATAGTCAGTTTAATGCGGTTAGAGGTTATACTAATCCAGCTTTAGTAGGTTTGGAGGGAAGTTTAATTAGAGGGGTGGCCAGAAATCAATGGGTAGGCTTTAATGGTGCGCCTACCAGCTACCTGTTCCTGACAGAAATTGATTTACCCGAATTTTTCGGAAAACCGGATTCATTGCCAAACACCAAGAATGCTATTGGCATTAGCATACTTCATGATAAAATTGGAGCGTTCAATGATACTGAAATCAATGCTTCCTATGCGGTCGGTATTAACCTGAGCCAAGAATTAATTCTAAGGCTTGGGGCCACTTTCCAATATAATACTGTCAATTTGGATGGAAATAAACTTAACACCCAGCAGGTGGGTGATCCTAAAATCAACCAATACGTGGGAAGTTTTGCAAGCATGCAGATTTATGATTTTAATCTTGGGGCAGGGTTGGTTCACCCCAATTTCTATTTGGGTTACAGTATTCATCACCTTAATAAAGGGCGGTTCAATGCGGGAGATGTCTTTGTTACCTCTATTCCTTTTTCCCACTTTGTTCAGTCAGGATTTCGGTTTGACTTAAATGATGATATGAAAATAGGAGGAGATTTTCTATTGCAAGAGCAGGTTGATTTGCCAGTAGGGGTCGAATTTAATATTAAAACTTTGTTTAAAGATAAAATTTGGGTAGGAATGGGACACCGAATTGATTACTCAAATAATTTTCAACTGGGGGTATTGCTTTCGGATATTAATTTTAGTTATACCTATGAAATTCCTAGAAATAGGACTTTCCGACTTCCCAATACTACCCATGAATTTGTGGCAAGCTTTAGGCTTTTTTCAAATTCAATCAGAAAGTATCCTGTTTTTAGCTGGTAG